From a single Notolabrus celidotus isolate fNotCel1 chromosome 7, fNotCel1.pri, whole genome shotgun sequence genomic region:
- the LOC117815264 gene encoding neurotrimin-like, translating to MSSSKVIWVLFGVNFLFVLHVSGCDENCGDKPVFSPTHLIVKYGDPASASCTACQRECINNIVNLEHSVGVTETNGTLLSWTVDSLKEWELSLQCYYSNASDYQCCTKLPLTLYKPPDNVSFSFGNNTGPLMINTLYTLECTIENVAPIGNVEAVFYKDGIPFGQVMKTLLEDKKPTTQSFPLSRLLSEHDNGSEYWCESVFRLKSKGQQPPPVVRSQRSTAIVHYKPKLQVIRDSDWVTINEGEKLQLNCTSVGNPSPSYNWTLPSGRLSPSRSSVFTVESVAVEHEGKYTCVVSNDYGTIPVEFNVEVRVSYLGYILIGVVIAVAILVIIGAIVYNRYYKNNRTGEYNLRDALRFRKRHTPVPTVE from the exons atGAAAACTGTGGTGATAAACCTGTGTTCAGTCCAACCCACCTGATAGTGAAGTATGGTGACCCAGCGTCTGCGAGCTGCACTGCATGTCAGCGTGAATGCATCAACAACATTGTTAATTTGGAGCATTCTGTGGGAGTTACTGAAACAAATGGAACTTTGCTTTCATGGACAGTTGATAGTTTGAAAGAATGGGAACTTTCTCTCCAGTGCTATTATAGTAATGCTTCAGATTACCAGTGCTGCACTAAACTGCCTCTAACTCTCTACA AGCCCCCGGATAATGTGTCTTTCAGCTTTGGTAACAACACAGGGCCATTGATGATAAATACCTTGTACACTCTGGAGTGTACAATTGAAAATGTTGCTCCTATTGGAAATGTCGAAGCAGTCTTCTACAAAGACGGCATCCCTTTTGGTCAAGTAATGAAGACCCTCTTAGAAGACAAAAAACCAACGACTCAGTCCTTTCCTTTGTCCCGTCTCCTTTCTGAGCATGATAACGGATCAGAGTACTGGTGTGAGTCAGTGTTTAGACTGAAATCTAAAGGACAACAGCCCCCTCCAGTGGTTAGATCACAAAGAAGTACTGCCATCGTGCACT ATAAACCTAAGCTTCAGGTGATAAGAGATTCAGACTGGGTCACCATCAATGAAGGAGAAAAGTTGCAACTGAACTGCACATCTGTGGGAAACCCCAGCCCTTCGTACAACTGGACGCTTCCATCAGGCAGACTTTCCCCTTCCAGGAGCAGCGTCTTTACTGTCGAATCTGTAGCTGTTGAACATGAAGGGAAGTACACCTGTGTTGTCAGCAACGATTACGGGACTATCCCTGTAGAGTTTAATGTGGAGGTCAGAG TCAGCTACCTTGGATACATCCTAATTGGGGTGGTTATTGCTGTTGCTATTCTTGTCATCATTGGGGCTATCGTATACAACCGCTACTACAAGAATAACCGAACAGGGGAGTACAACCTGAGGGACGCTCTACGCTTTCGCAAACGACACACTCCAGTGCCTACTGTAGAGTGA